A genomic window from bacterium includes:
- a CDS encoding HEAT repeat domain-containing protein translates to MTDTGADDRLADKAEAASAGLVVQSLAKADRGFTMYLPNNPLHERFFEEFRRRVDEHLGKYGALELELTHQSLLCNGATIYTSPELRENIAFRMYADGIRSLTIEEGVEPRELRALIEVVGRSSQEADEDDIATRLWSAELPHIAYTLAELPPASAEGIKAVAAPPPAAQAGAIRRYAATLAAAPPPPAAPLPPAQQIFSLGEEELAALRALVAAEEERTPLEDMGRILQAILVAEQDPAVLGEFLDIVAHLCGDLLLTARTAETTALLRVLVAAAAAPGVPAERAARIEETRGRVITPAVTEGFTRLLSRDGGVDLGQLRALVVALGRHGIEPFCRMLGDAPGKEARKVLIEGLAETGRGLPELFLPFLADPRWYLVRNMVYILRRIGGPETAQAIRRCVGHRDARVRKEVLLYFEETADAAAESVILAFLGDEAPSLRIAAARGLARRGSRAAAERLLALVGTPAFGERALEEREVVWEALAALAPAQTLPRLREMLLKRRLFGQAKELDDTACACAGLRRLGTPEAIAILREAAEAKRGEVREIVVKALRAPARGAGDTAARRTGGPPEAGRG, encoded by the coding sequence GTGACGGACACCGGTGCGGACGACCGCCTCGCCGACAAGGCGGAAGCCGCCTCCGCCGGCCTTGTCGTCCAGTCCCTGGCCAAGGCCGACCGGGGCTTCACGATGTACCTGCCGAACAACCCGCTGCACGAGAGGTTCTTCGAGGAGTTCCGCCGTCGCGTGGACGAGCACCTCGGGAAGTACGGCGCGCTCGAGCTGGAGCTGACCCACCAGAGCCTGCTCTGCAACGGCGCGACGATCTACACGAGCCCGGAGCTGCGCGAGAACATCGCCTTCCGGATGTACGCCGACGGCATCCGCTCGCTGACCATCGAGGAGGGCGTCGAGCCGCGCGAGCTGCGGGCGCTCATCGAGGTCGTGGGGCGGTCGTCGCAGGAGGCGGACGAGGACGACATCGCCACGCGCCTCTGGTCCGCGGAGCTGCCCCACATCGCCTACACGCTTGCGGAGCTGCCGCCGGCGAGCGCCGAGGGGATCAAGGCGGTGGCCGCGCCGCCCCCCGCCGCCCAGGCAGGCGCGATCCGCCGCTACGCCGCCACGCTCGCCGCCGCGCCGCCGCCTCCCGCCGCGCCGTTGCCCCCGGCCCAGCAGATCTTCTCCCTCGGCGAGGAGGAACTGGCCGCGCTGCGGGCGCTCGTCGCGGCGGAGGAGGAGCGCACGCCGCTGGAGGACATGGGTCGCATCCTCCAGGCCATCCTGGTGGCGGAGCAGGACCCGGCGGTTCTCGGGGAGTTCCTCGACATCGTGGCGCACCTCTGCGGCGACCTGCTGCTCACCGCCCGCACCGCCGAGACCACCGCCCTGCTCCGCGTGCTCGTCGCGGCGGCGGCCGCCCCCGGCGTGCCGGCAGAGCGGGCGGCGCGGATCGAGGAGACCCGCGGGCGGGTGATCACGCCCGCCGTGACCGAGGGCTTCACGCGGCTGCTCTCCCGCGACGGCGGGGTGGACCTCGGGCAGCTGCGCGCGCTCGTCGTGGCGCTCGGCCGCCACGGGATCGAGCCATTCTGCCGCATGCTCGGCGACGCCCCCGGGAAGGAGGCGCGCAAGGTGCTCATCGAGGGCCTGGCCGAGACGGGCCGCGGTCTCCCCGAGCTGTTCCTGCCCTTCCTCGCGGATCCCCGCTGGTACCTCGTGCGCAACATGGTCTACATCCTGCGCCGCATCGGCGGGCCGGAGACGGCCCAGGCCATACGCCGCTGTGTCGGCCACCGCGACGCGCGGGTCCGCAAGGAGGTGCTGCTGTACTTCGAGGAGACCGCGGATGCGGCGGCCGAGTCCGTGATCCTCGCGTTCCTCGGCGACGAGGCGCCGTCGCTGCGCATTGCGGCCGCGCGTGGCCTGGCGCGCCGCGGCTCGCGCGCCGCCGCCGAGCGCCTGCTCGCGCTCGTCGGCACCCCGGCCTTCGGCGAGCGGGCGCTGGAGGAGCGCGAGGTCGTGTGGGAGGCGCTCGCGGCGCTCGCCCCCGCCCAGACACTGCCGCGGCTGCGGGAGATGCTGCTCAAGCGCCGCCTCTTCGGGCAGGCGAAGGAACTCGATGACACGGCCTGCGCCTGCGCCGGCCTGCGCCGCCTCGGCACGCCGGAGGCGATCGCGATCCTGCGCGAGGCGGCAGAAGCCAAGCGCGGCGAGGTCCGGGAGATCGTCGTCAAGGCGCTGCGTGCGCCGGCGCGGGGCGCGGGGGACACGGCCGCCCGGCGCACGGGCGGACCGCCGGAGGCCGGCCGTGGCTGA
- a CDS encoding chalcone isomerase family protein, whose protein sequence is MGTRVVRQFALAAAVAAAAAMFASDTLAAVVKGVTFPDSVAIGGRECRLNGVGVRTKFIVSVYLGALYVATPTADGVAAIAADEPKRTVLHFVHSKVEAEKIREAWREGFAANAGAALPQLKERLERFAGWFDEDLHKDERIELTYVPGKGTEVAVKGKVRGTIEGADFMRALWSVWLGEKPVDGGLKEGMLAGAQR, encoded by the coding sequence ATGGGCACGAGGGTCGTGCGGCAGTTCGCGCTGGCGGCAGCGGTCGCGGCGGCGGCAGCGATGTTCGCATCGGACACCCTGGCCGCGGTCGTGAAGGGCGTCACCTTCCCGGACTCGGTCGCGATCGGCGGCCGCGAATGCCGGCTCAACGGCGTCGGCGTGCGCACGAAGTTCATCGTCAGCGTCTACCTCGGCGCGCTGTACGTGGCGACGCCGACGGCGGACGGGGTCGCGGCGATCGCCGCCGACGAGCCCAAGCGCACGGTGCTGCACTTCGTGCACTCGAAGGTGGAGGCGGAGAAGATCCGCGAGGCCTGGCGCGAGGGCTTCGCCGCGAACGCCGGCGCCGCGCTGCCGCAGCTCAAGGAGCGGCTCGAGCGCTTCGCCGGCTGGTTCGACGAGGACCTGCACAAGGACGAGCGGATCGAGCTGACGTACGTCCCGGGGAAGGGGACCGAGGTCGCCGTCAAGGGGAAGGTGCGCGGGACGATCGAGGGCGCGGACTTCATGCGGGCGCTGTGGTCGGTGTGGCTCGGAG
- a CDS encoding HD-GYP domain-containing protein: MAERVDEQLLRLGKRFVRAFFVLYKTAGHYAPGHPALAQPLAELAALVDEFERRREEGLLAYHDDTLYVGEQRLKPDAAGFDAFLATMRALKRCGIGSVAFTSKAGPAEIAAWFGLLREIEAAPPADPCGALLARTVAAGLVGIEVERMPDHAPAASKVETDAKERAKGLYAQTIEVVSEVMENVKVGKALRLKRAKRVVQTMIDQLLSAEANLLGLTNLRCHDEYTYNHSVNVGILSIAIGQRVGLGKNRLVELGMAAVFHDIGKSCIPLAILNKPGAFDEQEWALVRRHPVYGVRELLRLKGADALTARIMQGAFEHHLNLDGSGYPRLPQPQGVSLSGRIVAIADCYDALTSSRVYRRVAVPPEETLRYIVKNSGTLFDPVLGKLFANTLGLYPAGTLCQLASGELAVVARSNPDPDLWESPAVLVIATPDGTPLDGEPVDLAGAGAARRIVRTLDARAHGIDVARYFV, encoded by the coding sequence GTGGCTGAGCGCGTCGACGAGCAGCTCCTGCGTCTGGGCAAGCGGTTCGTCCGCGCGTTCTTCGTGCTCTACAAGACCGCCGGCCACTACGCCCCGGGACACCCGGCCCTCGCGCAGCCGCTGGCCGAGCTGGCCGCGCTCGTCGACGAGTTCGAGCGCCGGCGCGAGGAGGGGCTGCTCGCCTACCACGACGACACGTTGTACGTCGGCGAGCAGCGGCTCAAGCCCGACGCCGCCGGCTTTGACGCGTTCCTCGCCACGATGCGCGCGCTCAAGCGCTGCGGCATCGGCTCCGTCGCGTTCACGTCGAAGGCCGGTCCGGCGGAGATCGCGGCGTGGTTCGGCCTGCTGCGCGAGATCGAGGCGGCCCCCCCGGCGGACCCCTGCGGCGCGCTGCTCGCCCGCACGGTGGCTGCCGGCCTCGTGGGCATCGAGGTCGAACGCATGCCCGACCACGCGCCGGCCGCCTCGAAGGTGGAGACCGACGCCAAGGAGCGCGCGAAGGGGCTCTATGCGCAGACGATCGAGGTCGTCTCGGAGGTCATGGAGAACGTCAAGGTCGGCAAGGCCCTGCGGCTCAAGCGCGCCAAACGGGTCGTGCAGACGATGATCGACCAGCTGCTGTCGGCGGAGGCGAACCTGCTCGGCCTGACGAACCTGCGCTGCCACGACGAGTACACCTACAACCACTCGGTGAACGTCGGCATCCTCTCGATCGCGATCGGCCAGCGCGTCGGCCTCGGCAAGAACCGCCTCGTCGAGCTGGGGATGGCCGCCGTCTTCCACGACATCGGCAAGTCGTGCATCCCGCTCGCCATCCTCAACAAGCCGGGGGCCTTCGACGAGCAGGAGTGGGCTCTCGTGCGGCGCCACCCGGTCTACGGCGTCCGGGAGCTGCTGCGGCTCAAGGGGGCGGACGCGCTGACCGCGCGGATCATGCAGGGCGCGTTCGAGCACCACCTGAACCTCGATGGCTCGGGGTACCCGCGCCTGCCCCAGCCGCAGGGGGTGAGCCTCAGCGGGCGCATCGTCGCCATCGCGGACTGCTACGACGCGCTGACCTCCTCGCGCGTCTACCGGCGCGTCGCGGTGCCGCCGGAGGAGACGCTGCGCTACATCGTCAAGAACAGCGGGACGCTCTTCGACCCCGTGCTCGGGAAGCTCTTCGCCAACACGCTCGGCCTCTACCCGGCCGGGACGCTCTGCCAGCTCGCGAGCGGCGAGCTGGCCGTGGTCGCGCGCAGCAACCCCGACCCGGATCTCTGGGAGTCCCCCGCGGTGCTGGTCATCGCGACGCCGGACGGGACGCCGCTGGACGGCGAGCCCGTCGACCTCGCCGGGGCCGGCGCCGCCCGGCGCATCGTGCGCACGCTGGATGCGCGCGCGCACGGGATCGACGTCGCCCGCTACTTCGTCTGA
- a CDS encoding response regulator: MAKKILIVDDEETSRRILTLALEGRGHDLIYAKDGQEAVDLAVREAPDLIVMDIDLPKMNGYDAARKIKTTPGLRFTRIAAVTARTVQYSEQMARQAGCDDFITKPYRLAAIRERLARLLGS; encoded by the coding sequence ATGGCCAAGAAGATCCTGATCGTCGACGACGAGGAGACCAGCCGCAGGATCCTGACCCTGGCACTCGAGGGACGCGGCCACGATCTGATCTACGCGAAGGACGGGCAGGAGGCCGTGGACCTCGCGGTGCGCGAGGCGCCGGACCTGATCGTCATGGACATCGACCTGCCGAAGATGAACGGCTACGACGCCGCCCGGAAGATCAAGACGACGCCCGGGCTGCGCTTCACGAGGATCGCCGCGGTGACGGCCCGCACGGTCCAGTACTCCGAGCAGATGGCGCGCCAGGCGGGGTGCGACGACTTCATCACGAAGCCCTACCGCCTCGCCGCCATCCGCGAACGGTTAGCCCGTCTGCTCGGAAGCTGA
- a CDS encoding PAS domain-containing protein, with the protein MRAMEPGETSTAAAAAREAYVQAELERVFREWTIRAAFSGALLFLLVAPLDFISAPELAPRFFAYRLAAAAGLLLLRQVAARTTAPAVLRVSLLSAVALSAVTIEVMILLHGGHHSPYLSGMILIAIVALGFIPASTRFQMLVAGVIYVVFLVPLLLWGGPTGPRQFFTQNYLLVAILAVMVAMRHLHRISLVREFGLAYDIAAKERHLENQVAERTDELVRAAAQWRATFDSVGDAILMLDGEGLVVRANRAAASLARLEHRQVPGTGIAKLLQGARLAGALAPLEAQQRTGLRVSAEIAHALTDRWFLATAEPVHPDLEQAGGTVLTLRDITDVKVMERALRESRDDWQETFDSIREGITIHDADFRVVRSNAAARRLLGLGERPLAPRPCFELFHGLAEPIGGCPGRETLRTRQPTTVDLDEPHLGRYLEITALPRRGGGITHVVHDVSERKLAMDELNHAAARLQRILGRAPFGVFIVDDDLRVEFANPAMVAISGYARDEFVGAYLHGFPGFLEPGIATEVQGAIEGVPFAVGPAGYRSRDGRLVVGRFTGIPIEEEGRRKALVFVEDVTSLSQAEQERHRLQALLLQAQKMQSIGTLASGIAHDFNNILLAVIGLTDAASEQLAEGHPARRQLDDVIGAAERGSDLVHQILAFGRRQELRMRPVEPSRLVAEIRGMLAHVLPKTIAIGCRTDEEPPPVVADSAQIGQVLLNLAINARDAMPGGGTLSFVTGAAVVEADAPAHPGVPPGRYAVISVRDTGVGMEPDLVPRIFDPFFTTKEPGQGTGLGLATAYGIVSQHGGALRVESAPGAGSTFFVYLPAAPGAQPADASPVPGGTEAILLVGDDATARRAIGGRLADLGYRVRFAAGGEEALLLLEADGFRPDLLLCDGALRSVGVRQVAAAARARVPGLRVVFLSSHPASQLMQSGLAAPGDLLLPRDLGTEEIARRLREVLGGGVLR; encoded by the coding sequence ATGCGCGCCATGGAGCCCGGCGAGACCTCGACGGCGGCCGCGGCCGCCCGCGAGGCCTACGTCCAGGCCGAGCTCGAGCGCGTCTTCCGCGAGTGGACCATCCGCGCCGCCTTCTCCGGCGCGCTGCTCTTCCTGCTCGTCGCCCCGCTGGACTTCATCAGCGCCCCGGAGCTGGCGCCCCGCTTCTTCGCCTACCGTCTCGCGGCCGCCGCCGGCCTGCTGCTGCTCCGGCAGGTGGCGGCGCGGACGACGGCGCCGGCCGTGCTGCGCGTCTCCCTGCTCTCGGCCGTCGCGCTCTCCGCGGTCACGATCGAGGTCATGATCCTCCTCCACGGCGGGCACCACTCGCCCTACCTCTCCGGGATGATCCTGATAGCGATCGTCGCCCTCGGCTTCATCCCGGCCAGCACGCGCTTCCAGATGCTGGTGGCCGGGGTGATCTACGTCGTCTTCCTGGTGCCGCTGCTGCTCTGGGGCGGGCCGACCGGCCCGAGGCAGTTCTTCACACAGAACTACCTGCTCGTCGCGATCCTCGCCGTGATGGTCGCCATGCGGCACCTGCACCGCATCTCGCTCGTGCGCGAGTTCGGCCTCGCCTACGACATCGCGGCCAAGGAGCGCCACCTCGAGAACCAGGTGGCCGAGCGCACCGACGAGCTCGTGCGCGCCGCGGCCCAGTGGCGGGCCACGTTCGACTCCGTCGGCGACGCGATCCTGATGCTCGACGGCGAGGGCCTCGTCGTGCGCGCGAACCGCGCCGCCGCCAGCCTCGCCCGCCTCGAGCACCGCCAGGTCCCGGGCACCGGCATTGCCAAGCTGCTGCAGGGCGCCCGCCTCGCCGGTGCGCTCGCGCCCCTGGAGGCGCAGCAGCGCACGGGCCTGCGCGTGTCGGCGGAGATCGCCCACGCCCTCACGGACCGCTGGTTCCTCGCCACGGCGGAGCCCGTGCACCCGGACCTGGAGCAGGCGGGGGGCACGGTGCTGACGCTGCGCGACATCACGGACGTCAAGGTCATGGAGCGGGCGCTGCGCGAGTCGCGCGACGACTGGCAGGAGACCTTCGACAGCATCCGCGAGGGGATCACGATCCACGACGCGGACTTCCGCGTCGTGCGCTCGAACGCGGCGGCGCGCCGGCTGCTCGGCCTCGGCGAGCGCCCGCTCGCTCCGCGCCCCTGCTTCGAGCTCTTCCACGGGCTCGCCGAGCCGATCGGCGGCTGCCCGGGCCGCGAGACCCTGCGCACGCGCCAGCCGACGACCGTCGACCTCGACGAGCCGCACCTCGGCCGCTACCTCGAGATCACGGCGCTGCCGCGCCGCGGCGGGGGCATCACCCACGTGGTCCACGACGTCTCCGAGCGCAAGCTCGCGATGGACGAGCTCAACCACGCGGCCGCCCGCCTGCAGCGCATCCTCGGGCGCGCCCCGTTCGGGGTCTTCATCGTCGACGACGACCTGCGCGTGGAGTTCGCCAACCCCGCGATGGTCGCGATCTCGGGGTACGCCCGGGACGAGTTCGTCGGCGCCTACCTCCACGGGTTCCCCGGGTTCCTCGAGCCCGGCATCGCCACGGAGGTCCAGGGCGCGATCGAGGGCGTGCCCTTCGCGGTGGGCCCCGCCGGCTACCGCAGCCGCGACGGGCGGCTGGTGGTCGGCCGGTTCACCGGCATCCCGATCGAGGAGGAAGGCCGGCGCAAGGCGCTCGTCTTCGTCGAGGACGTGACCTCCCTCTCCCAGGCCGAGCAGGAGCGCCACCGGCTGCAGGCGCTGCTGCTGCAGGCGCAGAAGATGCAGTCGATCGGGACCCTCGCCTCCGGGATCGCCCACGACTTCAACAACATCCTGCTCGCCGTGATCGGGTTGACCGACGCCGCCAGCGAGCAGCTCGCGGAGGGACATCCGGCGCGGCGGCAGCTCGATGACGTCATCGGCGCGGCCGAGCGCGGCTCGGACCTCGTGCACCAGATCCTCGCGTTCGGGCGCAGGCAGGAGCTGCGCATGCGCCCCGTCGAGCCGTCGCGTCTGGTCGCCGAGATCCGGGGGATGCTGGCGCACGTGCTGCCGAAGACGATCGCGATCGGGTGCCGCACGGACGAGGAGCCCCCGCCCGTCGTCGCGGACTCGGCGCAGATCGGTCAGGTGCTCCTGAACCTCGCGATCAACGCCCGCGACGCGATGCCCGGGGGCGGCACCCTCTCGTTCGTGACCGGCGCGGCGGTCGTGGAGGCGGACGCGCCGGCGCATCCGGGCGTGCCTCCCGGGCGCTACGCGGTGATCAGCGTGCGCGACACGGGCGTCGGCATGGAACCCGACCTCGTGCCCCGGATCTTCGACCCCTTCTTCACGACGAAGGAGCCCGGCCAGGGAACGGGGCTCGGCCTGGCCACCGCGTACGGGATTGTCTCCCAGCATGGCGGCGCGCTGCGCGTCGAGAGCGCGCCAGGGGCGGGATCGACCTTCTTCGTCTACCTCCCGGCGGCCCCTGGGGCGCAGCCCGCCGACGCGTCGCCCGTGCCGGGCGGCACCGAGGCCATCCTGCTCGTCGGGGACGACGCGACGGCGCGGCGGGCCATCGGCGGCCGCCTCGCCGATCTCGGCTACCGGGTCCGGTTCGCCGCCGGCGGGGAGGAGGCGCTGCTGCTGCTCGAGGCGGACGGCTTCCGCCCCGACCTGCTGCTGTGCGATGGTGCGCTGCGCAGCGTGGGCGTGCGCCAGGTGGCCGCAGCCGCCCGGGCACGGGTGCCGGGGTTGCGGGTGGTGTTCCTCTCCAGCCACCCGGCGTCGCAGCTGATGCAGAGCGGCCTGGCCGCGCCCGGGGACCTGCTGCTCCCGCGGGACCTCGGGACCGAGGAGATCGCCCGGCGGCTGCGCGAGGTGCTCGGCGGCGGCGTGCTAAGATGA